In Azospirillum baldaniorum, one DNA window encodes the following:
- a CDS encoding M10 family metallopeptidase gives MLSGYKWGAGSQPGTGVSLTYSFGAAGLSAYRDGYLTPDPGSVWTLSGTAQAAIRQALGTWTAVANISCIEVPENALSCGDIRFGGSGVPDTAYTVMPVVDLPEAGDVWFGTTFADPGLSWTPGSYTYQTIVHELGHAFGLKHLHEEYGGFPVAPTGIDYQLYSTMSYRSFPGASPSMGYWQDRFPTTPMVDDIAAIQYLYGANMSTNAGDTVYSWAPGQAIFETIWDGGGNDTISWANQTTDARIDLRPGSYSDLGPSWKAGFYLEPRTLGIAYDCWIENAIGGSGNDLLIGNALDNALYGGAGNDTLIGGAGNNLLDGGEGFDAAVFEGAPSSYTILHTGAGEVTVSGPQGVNTLRSIENLSFGDLTLALSRDATPGTVASTFFGVANSASGRQFLQEASAYSGPVQNLQWQLIGSNDGEAIVGGAGNDFINGLGGMDAIDGGAGDDVLDGGTGSNFLTGGAGHDTFFLDGRSGDPVWSTVTDLEAGELITVWGWQPGQSTLTWEDWQGAGGFEGATAHIDLDGNGRIDASVTLSGHAVSSLSTMPGVVGDTAYLGIRLFG, from the coding sequence TTGCTTTCGGGATACAAGTGGGGCGCGGGAAGTCAGCCCGGAACCGGGGTTTCCCTGACCTATTCTTTCGGCGCCGCCGGCCTTTCCGCCTATCGGGACGGTTATCTCACACCGGACCCGGGCAGCGTCTGGACGCTGTCCGGAACGGCCCAGGCGGCGATCCGGCAGGCGCTCGGCACCTGGACGGCGGTGGCCAACATCAGCTGCATCGAGGTTCCTGAAAACGCCTTGTCCTGCGGGGACATCCGCTTCGGAGGAAGCGGCGTGCCGGACACCGCCTACACGGTCATGCCCGTGGTGGATCTGCCGGAAGCGGGCGACGTCTGGTTCGGCACGACCTTCGCCGATCCCGGCCTGTCCTGGACGCCCGGTTCCTACACCTACCAGACCATCGTGCACGAGCTTGGGCACGCCTTCGGCCTGAAGCATCTGCATGAGGAATACGGAGGATTCCCGGTCGCTCCCACCGGGATCGACTACCAGCTCTACAGCACCATGAGCTACCGGTCCTTCCCCGGAGCGTCCCCGAGCATGGGCTACTGGCAGGATCGCTTCCCCACCACCCCCATGGTCGACGACATCGCGGCCATCCAGTATCTGTACGGCGCCAACATGTCCACCAACGCCGGGGACACCGTCTATTCCTGGGCGCCGGGACAGGCGATCTTCGAAACGATCTGGGACGGCGGCGGCAACGACACCATCAGCTGGGCCAACCAGACGACCGACGCCCGGATCGACCTGCGCCCCGGCTCCTACAGCGACCTTGGACCGTCCTGGAAGGCCGGATTCTATCTGGAGCCCCGGACGCTCGGCATCGCCTACGACTGCTGGATCGAAAACGCCATCGGTGGGTCGGGGAACGACCTTCTCATCGGCAACGCCCTCGACAACGCCCTGTACGGCGGCGCGGGGAACGACACCCTGATCGGGGGGGCCGGCAACAACCTGCTGGACGGCGGAGAGGGGTTCGACGCGGCGGTGTTCGAAGGGGCGCCCTCCTCCTACACCATCCTCCACACCGGCGCCGGCGAAGTGACCGTCAGCGGTCCCCAGGGCGTCAACACCCTGCGCAGCATCGAAAACCTGTCCTTCGGCGACCTGACCCTGGCGTTGAGCCGGGACGCCACGCCGGGCACGGTGGCCAGCACCTTCTTCGGGGTGGCCAACAGCGCGTCCGGACGGCAATTCCTTCAGGAGGCCTCGGCCTATTCGGGACCGGTGCAGAACCTGCAATGGCAGCTGATCGGCAGCAACGACGGCGAGGCGATCGTCGGCGGCGCCGGCAACGACTTCATCAACGGCCTCGGCGGCATGGACGCGATCGATGGCGGGGCTGGGGACGACGTGCTCGATGGCGGCACGGGGTCGAACTTCCTGACCGGCGGGGCCGGGCACGACACCTTCTTCCTGGACGGGCGCAGCGGCGATCCCGTCTGGTCGACCGTGACCGACCTGGAGGCCGGGGAACTCATCACCGTCTGGGGCTGGCAGCCGGGCCAATCGACCCTGACCTGGGAGGACTGGCAGGGGGCCGGCGGGTTCGAAGGGGCGACGGCTCACATCGACCTGGATGGAAATGGCCGGATCGACGCGAGCGTGACCTTGAGCGGTCACGCCGTCTCGTCGCTGTCCACGATGCCCGGGGTCGTCGGGGACACCGCTTATCTGGGCATCCGGCTGTTCGGGTAG